The region GTTTTGACTAGCTCAGCGTTTTAGCTAAGTTAAAATAAGAGAtcagaaaaaaaatgttggtaaaCAGTCTATTTGATTAGCTTTTGCAACCGaaaaagctgaaaattgaaatgcGTTTCAGTGCAACGTTTCCACGAAATCAATTTTGCTAACCAAATTGGCCTTGAACaatatagtaaatatatatatataactgtccgtttggaaactcgaaaaatgactCTCTtaagttatttttcaaattttcaagtgtttaggtattcaaaaaaaaatgaagtccaagaaaaatattcatttggccaatggtaaaaaataaaaaaaatagattaaaaaaagttgaattttgCGTAAACTAAGTGTTCCTAATTTTTTTAGTCTGAAGACATTTtctgaattctttattttctcatctccgttttccctctctttttttttaaaaagttaattcaTGGATTATTATTACgtactattattattaccaccaccaccacaccacaACCACAACCACAACCACATCACCACAGCAACTACCACACCACCACGACCAACACCAACACTAAtaactaccaccaccaccacgacCAACACCAACACTAAtaactaccaccaccaccatcatcatcgcaccaccaccacaaccaacaccaccaccaccaccgcacCGCCATCGACGctgccaccaccaccactaacaCCAACAACTACCACCACACAACAACCATACcacattttattattgttgttgttattattattatcgttattattataataaatataataaataatatattcattttcaagaaaatgaactaaTCAGAGAAAACATTCACTTTTTTAACTTTTAGTCAAACagaaaaagataatttttaGACATTTAGCaaaacatcataaaattaaaatatttttctaaaaatgagccatttttaaaaaaatattttttaagttttcaaataGACATAGACccttaattgtatatatatgtggggTGGACATCGAGTCACCCCacatttaatacaaaatttatagttCAATTATGACAAACAATTTCACACAATATTTGTTCATACAAGATTAATCAAATAGTATATCAATGAGCACTAACAAACTTCTTAATTAGATCTCATTCATTACTCTCTCTAATTTGAAGACTCATCAGTCATCAACTACCAACCATCTTACTCGTTTAGGCTAGACGTACTCCTCCTTCTTGGACCAAGAATATAGTCCATTTCTAGGTACCACCATTGCTCCATTGATACGCTTGTTTTGTCTTAGGCCAACTTATAGCCCATGCTCGAGATTCATATATCAACAAAGTTTTATAAGAAAATGGTTAAATAGGTTTCTAAACTttatacaaaaagttaattaaattttaaaatatgcaaTTAAAGCTATTAGCATAAAATCTTTGTCCATTGAAGTTCACCAATGGGTTTTTTCTGTCAATTGTCAGTAGAAGAAGGCAACCAAATGGTTAGAGAAACCAATTCTGGTCCCCTTCTCCAGACTTCTGGTCTCCTTTCCAAAGCATGGCGACTATTTCTAGTGGTCTTTTCTAAAGAATACAATagctatgatttttttatggCCTTCTCTAAAGAATGCTACCATTATACATGCATAAAGAGTTGGTCTTGTGTGAGATCTGACCATTTTACATAAacttatttattaatcaaatagtATATTAATTAACGAATGAACACTAATATAACAAACTCTATGATTCAACCTCATACGGTACTTAGAAACAGAGATTATAACAATACAACACACTATTtcgacccaaaaaaaaaagtacagaATTTGGAAATCTTAATATGAAACAGACTAAAGACTAAATTAAAGCACtgacgatatatatatatatatatatatatgagataaGGTAGATCACGCTACGCTCACACTGGGTGAAATATAATTCTCTCAGCTCATTACCTTGAGACTCGTCACTTTTTTGCAGCCTTTGCTCCCACCACCGCAAGCGGTGGCGATAATTGTCCGCTCCCAAGGCTGAGATAGCTTTGGAGATGGTGCCGGCCTTTCATAATTGTTTTCCGGCCACCATCAAAAGCGTTGATGATCATCGGTCCCGGAGGATCCTCTGGTTTCGGTGCCGGCGGAGGCGACCGTCCACCCGGCCTTTCATACTTATTATTACTGCATGTTTTCCGGCCATCATCGATGATTTTCTGTTCCCAAGGGTCGTCTGGTTTCGGTGGCGGAGGTGATCGTCTGCCCGGCGGCCTTCCCATATTCTTGAGGTTATCACTGTCACAGTTACTAGTGACCATTAAGAGCAGATTGTCGTCGTCTTGGAGTTTTCCGGCGGCCGGAGAGGAGGTGGATACCTCTCTTGTTGCCGGAGATGATGTCAGAGCGGCCGGCGGTAGTACACGTGAAGTCCTCCCATATGTATCTGCATCACCaggaaaatattaattatcatttCATTTTGCAATAATGGTGAGATAAAAgcaatatatatgatttggcATGCAGAATATACATTCCATAGAGAATGTGAAATGATTACACAATTTTCTCATTGTTATAggctaaaa is a window of Ipomoea triloba cultivar NCNSP0323 chromosome 11, ASM357664v1 DNA encoding:
- the LOC115997591 gene encoding uncharacterized protein LOC115997591 translates to MSILKVICAFLFLLIASLGAEARNLLDTYGRTSRVLPPAALTSSPATREVSTSSPAAGKLQDDDNLLLMVTSNCDSDNLKNMGRPPGRRSPPPPKPDDPWEQKIIDDGRKTCSNNKYERPGGRSPPPAPKPEDPPGPMIINAFDGGRKTIMKGRHHLQSYLSLGSGQLSPPLAVVGAKAAKK